In the Endozoicomonas sp. SCSIO W0465 genome, CTTCGAAAGCCAGCGCCTCACGGATGAGGAAGACGGTGGCGGTCGGGTGACTGGCAGCGAGGTCATCGATGGCAACGTTAATAATCTAGGCTCTTGTAGGATTTCAGACTGCTACTGGGTTGAACATTGCTGAAGCCCTTTATCTACAAAGGTTGTCAGCATATTGTCCGGTAATGTTGCCCAATCCTTGTTTTTCGTGACCTACAGTCAGTTTTCACTGTAGAGCAGTTCGTAATCAAAATAGAGCCATAATCTATTTCAGGATATTTCCCGGATCGACCGCACCATTGGTGATGTAGCTTTACGGAAGGCGTTTATCGGGATAAGCACCGATAACAATGATATTTATCTTGGTAGCCATTTGATCCTGACCGAACCTCCCAAGGATAAAAATGTCAGTGTTTTGCTGTTCAATACCGACAGTCAAACCGATGAACGCCTCGATGCCAGAGACCGGATTGAGAGCTATGTGGTTCCCGGCATTAAGGCATCATGGGAACTGGTAGGCGATCAGCTGGAAGGACAGCGAGCTATTGTCGGCTATCAGCGGGAGGAATTGGCGATCCCTGAAATTGGTGAAGTCTATAAGCTCACGACACCAGATGGTTTAACAACCCAGTTTATTCGCATCACAGCTGTTGACCATTCCATTGTGACTTTTACCTATAGCAACGGGCAGGAGTATGTGGATTTTAACCGGCGCAAGGTGGAAATGGAGATCAGTGCTCCCTTGGAGACGACCTTTGTCGGAGCGCCACCAGTGCCAGGTGAGCCGGAGGAAGAAACCAGTTCGATTCATCGTACACAGATAGCCGACACCAGCCGTTACTATGGCATTCAGTCAATGAGCACCAACATTACCGCAGGCGATCTGACGATTAAGGCCGAGAGCGTTTATGCGCCACTGGTGCCGAGCGCCAAGGTAGAAAGCCCGTTGTTGGATCAATACGGTGGCTATACCGGCAAAACGATGGTGGCGACCTCGGCCAGTAACCGATCCATTAGCTGTCGCTTTGTTCATATCAGCGGTAACCAGAGCCGCACCTACCTGCAGCGGGGTGTTTTGCCCGGAACCCTGACCCTGTCGCTTGATGGCGGCACTTTTGAAGATAACGGCGCAGGCAGTCTGCTCCATAAAAGCGGCACCAATAATTACAGCAAGCTGACCGTGGATTATGAGCTCGGGGAGATTAACGTCTGGCGAGCAAGCAGCTATACCACAGCAACCGCCAATGCCTCCTATCAGCCAGCGGTGGCGATTACCGGAGCAGCGATCAGTGGCGCTATCCCGGTCACAGGTCAGAACCGGGGCTTTAATTACACTCTGAACATGGCCGAGGCCAAACCAAGGCCGGGAACACTGGTGGTCAGCTATATCGCCCTTGGCAAATGGCAGGATATTCGTGATCCCGGTAATGGGCAGATGACGGGTTCTGGAACCGGCACCATTCTCTTTGCTACCGGCTCGGCAGCAATTACCCTCGATGCGCTGCCCGATCCGGACAGTGCCATTGTATTCAGCTATGTGGCGCAAAATGATGATGAGGTAACCATTCGCACAGGCTCGGTGCCGGTGGATGATATGACCTTCCGGCATACCGTTGAGAAGCCCGGTATTAAACCCGGCTCAATGACAGTGACGTATGTTTCCTCCGGGGAGAATAAAACCCTGACCGATCAGGCCAACGGCTTGCTGACGGGGGATGGTAGCGGTGCGATCCATTACGCTCCCGGCGAGTTGAGCTTTAAGCTGGATAACCTGCCCGATAGCGACACCGAAATACAGCTGACTTATGAGGAAGGCACCAGTGCCGGTGGCGAGGTCATTGTGGCTGTGGATGGTCAGGGCGTTATGAGCGGCACTATTCCGGGGGCTCCCCTGCTGCCCGGTTCTATCCAGCTGCAGTTTCTGGTCGAGCAGCTGTCCAACGTTCCCAATGGTGCAAGGCAGGAGGATGACTGGACAACTTATGAAACCACCAGAAACGTCGCCAAGCAGGTCAGTGATGATACAGCGGGAGGCTGGCGGGGGGTGACCGGGACCATTGATTACCAGACAGGTGCCTTTACCATTCTGGCGTTGCAGGATTACACCTATCCGGAATGGCGGGTTTCGAGAGCAACGGATAGCGGTTACGTCAGAGAGGTCGAGGCCACCAATACCACCAAGACCCAAACCTTCAATGGCAGCACTATTACCGCCATTGCACAGGCGAGCAACTTGAGTCATGCGCCGTATAACGAAAGCATTACCTCGCCAGAGCTGACTATTGATCTGTTGCCCTTGATGAAACAATGTCGTTTTGCTTCCCGGCAGCGTGGTCTTTGAATGGAATGGTGAAACCTACTATGACCGGGATGGTTCCCTCTATAAAAACCTGAGTACTGAAACCAATGCCGGTGTTCAGGTCGGCAGAGTGGATTACAGCGGGGGAATGGCGACACTGGCCAGCTATCCCGATGGCACCGTCAACACGGCCACCATTCAGGCAGCGGCGACCATTGGCGTTGGCTTCAAGATCGATGCAGTGGCCTTCCGTACTCCCGGCGCTCCAATCCGTCAGGGCAGCTTGCAGCTAACGGCGGTGCGGGTGGATAACGGGGATATTATTACGGCGACAGCTGACTTTAATGGCGAGTTTGATACCGCAGAAGTGGTCGGGAGCATCGACGTGACTACTGGCTGGTGCGAGATTCAGTTTACCGATGGTACTGATCCGATTTACGTGATCCCGCAAAGTGTCCGTTACAACTGCGTGGTGGAAACCAGTCTGCCGTTGGATGCTGAATTGATCGGCCTCGATCCGGTGCGTCTGCCTCCCGATGGCAAAGTGCCTATCTATCGAGCCGGGGATATTGTGGTTATTACTCATACCGATAGCACCGATATTGGTACTCCTTATGCCGGTTTAATTGTTGCGCTGGACAGGGATCATCAAGCTGAGATTGTGGTGGAAGATAGCGCCGGGGCTCTGCTGGCCAGCGATCAATACACCGTCGATAGAGAGGCAGGCACCGTTACCTTTGCCGATCCATTGAGCCTGATTGATGCGGAAAGCAATCCGCTATCGGCTCCCTATACCATCAAAGATCGGGTGGAGCACATGAGCGTTTTAAGCGACGTTCAGATTAATGGGGACCTGTCCATTATCTCCCCGGTGCCTTGGGATTTACCGGCCTCCGAAACCTCGGTTAGCAGTGCGGTGGTCTATGGCGATCTTCAGGCGAGAGTAAAAAACTTTTTCAGCCAGAAGGTATGGGACAACGGCGATCCAAACTGGACGGATTACCGGGAAGGCGACCAGACAACTGCCCAATACAACACCATCAACTACCCGGTGGAAGTGACCAACAAGGGCGCTATCTATGGCAAGTGGGCGATCATTTTTACCAGCAGCACCGCTTTTCAGATTGTTGAGGAAAAGCTCGGGATCATAGCAACCGGCAGTACAACAACAGACACCGCTCCCATTAACCCGGAGGCGGGAGTGCCTTATTTCACCCTGAAAGCCGATGGTTGGGGCAGCGGTTGGGCAACAGGTAATGCTATCCGCTTTAACACGGATGGATGCCTTGCGCCGGTGTGGATTTGCCGGACGGTGCTGTCAGGGCAAGGTACGGAAACAAACGACGATTTTACACTACAGATTCGGGGGGATGCGGACTGATGGCCGTTACATTTTATTCATCGGAAGAGGCAGGAGCACCGCAATTAACAGCGGTGAAGAGTTCGTATCCATTCATGAGCAATATAGTGGATATTATCGACACTATTCTGGTGACAGGTTAAGTAGTTGATAATTTGCTTTCGGATAAATTGACTGAACGATTATTTAGTATTTGCAAACGAAATCATATGACTCTCTCCAAATGAAGCGAACACTCGTTCAACTTCCTTTTCAAATTCCGTGAAACTCTTGATTGACAATAGATTGAGCCATTCATACTTTACTTTCCTCCACAGGATCTCAATCAGATTGAGTTCAGGTGAATATGTTGGAAGAAAGCAGATCAGTAACTTTTTCTCAAGAGTCCAGTCAGCGATTCTGTCACGAAACTTTTTGCTGGTATGAATACTGGCATTGTCCACCATAACTACGGTGTAGCGGTCATTTGAACTGTATTTTTCATCCTCCATTTTCTCTGCGAAGTCGTCAAAGGCTGCAATCACTGTATCACTATTCACAGAGCCCACAACAGGGTAATGAAACAGCTCACAGCTCCGATTCATAAAGCCCAGCACGTTGATGCGCTTACTTTTGACTGATGGAATTCTGAGCTGCTTTCCTTTTTCCTGCCAGCCATATGGCACACAAGGTTCTTGAGTAAATCCGGACTCATCAAAATAAAACAAGTTTATTAACCCTTTGCGCTCAGCTTCCTGGGCGTCTTTCAGTGCAGTTTTACAACGCTGGAAATGCTCTTCGTCCCGTTTATGTTTGCACGATTTACGGAGTCTTTTGTAAACCAGTCCTAACTTTTTTACGATGTTGGCCAGAGTAAGTTTTGATGAGGATTTACCGGTCTCATCCTCAATTTTGGATTTTACATACGATAAACGACGAGGCTCTTCTGCTACTAACTCTTTTATGCGTTGCACTTCAGATTCATCATATATGCAAGATCTTCCACCACCATGTTTCTTATACAATGCACGAATACCATAGTCCTCCCAATCATCAATCCATTGGGAAACGGTCTGATATTTAATCTCAAGGATTTCTGCAATTTGCTCAAGGGTAAAGCCTCGATTACTCAATAGAAGACCATGAGCTCTTTCCCTGATACACCTCAGAGGGCCGTAGTGCTTGGCGTATTTCAAAGTTAATACAACAGCTTCATCAGTGATATTGACATACTTCATAGGTTGGGGACGTTTTAGTTCAAGACCCACTTATAATAGATTAAGGATCTCTTTCTTTGTCTGCCTGATAGTACGATCAAAATATCCATAAGCAAACTTTTAACTACTTATGGCTCTAAAGCCGGTTTAGGCTGGAAAAGACTCTATACATCAGAAACCAATAACAGGAAGGTTTATGAAAATAATTCGGCGCATACTGATAATATGTTTTTGATAGTGCAGCAAGCCGTAACCAGACAATATGGTCTACAGCTTCAAGCGGTAGACACTGTTGAATCCGCCGAAACTTTTTCAGGATATAGTTGTTTCGTAATTTCTCAAAAACTGCTGGCAGCACCACACGGAAGATGACGTGAAGCCTCCTCAATCAGGTTACTCAATCTCGGAAATAACCCATCGCCCATTAGTCGGCTTTTCAGATAATCCCAAAAAGAGAGACCATACAGGCGACACGTTTTTTTCAGGCTGGCAAAGGTGTCGCGACATTGCCGCCCCAAATCGCTTCGCGTCCCACTACTGATCTTTCGTCGTTTAACATATTCTCGTATCTGACTCTCGCTCAGGTTGTTGTGCAGCGGTAAGCTCGGGTCATCCAGAACCAGTAATAGCTCTTCCTTGATTACAGCCAACCCTGACAGAGCATCCTGAAGAAGCCCACTGCACGTTTGGGTTTGGATCAGCGCCTGGAACCCCTGTCGTACTTTTATTGCCTTTTTTTCAGTTGGCTCTGTCTTGAAGTCTTTAAGGTCATCGTAAATGGCCCAGAACCATGTCCGAAGCCATTTCTGAGCCATGGCCTGCTGATCATTGACCGGATGAACTTTTGCCAGCCCTCGCTCTGCATGTATCCAGCACTGGCTGTGTTTGAAAACGTCGAACTGCCTTGCCCCATCACTGAAGGTGGTAAGATGTCCTGCTCCATGCTGTATCAGGCTGCCATAAATCATGGCTTCACTGGCCTGCTGGCGCCGTCTACCAGTTAGTCTCAGGTCTTTCATACATTCTTCCCAGGCTTCATGGCTCAGGAAGGTGACGCCTCTGTATGGATTAAGAACGCGTAGCCACTTTTTGGGGTAATCCAGTTTTTCCAGATAGATCAAGGCATCGTCGGTGAACGTGTAAGTTGACCATGGGCGGTGCAGTAGGCTTACGAAATTTTCCCGGCTTTTGCTGTCTGTGCTCTCGAACCAGGCAAAGGACTCGTTATTGATGATGGTGCAGTAACCGTTCTTCCCCTTATGCCTTGTTCCCGTGTCGTCTGTCTGGATATAACTTGAACAGCGAATACCTGTAGTCAACAGCTCATCTTTCTCAGCATGGAACTGCTCGTGTCCTTTCGTCAGAAGCTGGCTGAGTTCCCCGCTGGAAATAGAGATTCCAATGTCCCATAGCCAGTCCAGCAGTTCTGGCTGGGTAACGGAGCAACCATGATACTGGTGCAGAACGTAGGCCTGCAGCATTGGCCCGTAATGATGTCCATGAAGGCTGGCTGGCGGTTTGGCCGTAATGGTTTGTCCATCGGGTGTCACCCATTGCTCTAAAAGATATTCAATACTGGATGTTTGTATTGTCAGTTCCTGAACATGAAAAGGGGTGGTTCCATTCCTGATTGATCCCTCCGGAACATCAGTGGCAGCAATGGGTATGGATTTTTCCGCCGATGGCTTTCGGGGCTGTTTACGCTGCTTTCTGGTTTTCTCGTTGGGCTTCTTAACCTTCTGCTTTGACGAGGTGTCTGGGCTGGCTCCATCGTTACCCTCAGGAGCGGATGGATCTCCATCAGGGCTGCCGGTGTCATCATCGGGAGGTTTGGTGTTTGGTTTGATGTCAGGCTTTGCGGGCAGTTTTTTTAGACGACGAATCTCTGCTTCAAGCAATTCTATCTGCTCTTTGAGCTGAATGATCTGCTCTTGCTGCTGAGTGATGAATCTCAGTAGATCTTCAGGTTGTAACTGCTGGTGTTCTAGAAAAGCCATGGTGAGAGGATAGACGACTGACCGAAATTATCCTGCTTCCAGCACTTTTTGAGAAATTACCTGTTGCTTGAGGAAGTGGTTCAGACTCTGCTCCAGGTATTGACGTAAAAAAACTTGCATATCATCGCCGTAAAAACGAATCAGTTGTTTCAGCAACGTATCTGTAAGCAATGATTGCTCGTTACTACTCTCCTGTTCACTGATGATCTGCAGGAGAATGCTCTTGGTGATGTCATCGCCAGTTTTAGAATCAACTACTGCAAAGTCAATATGCTCCAGAGTTAATAATTTTACATAGTCAAGATTAACGTACTGACTCTGAGATGTGTCGTACAATCGTCGGTTGGGATACTTTTTGATTGTGATCAAAGCCAGCTCCTACATGGTGAAGGTTGAAGAAAACATTAAGGGAGCAGGTAACTTCAAAGTAGCGGTTCCCTCAATATCCCGTTGGAGGATAAATTCACAGCATAAAAAACCACGATTATGATGGATCGTGGCATTAATGAGAATACTGATTGGTCAATAATTACAGGCGATATCAATCTTGATATTGTTTTAGGCTCTTATTGGATTACAGACTGTTCCCAGATTGAACCTGGCTGAAGCACTTATCATTAAAGGCTCTCAGAGCTTTGCTCGGCAATTTGCCCTCAAGCCTTACATTGCGTGGTCCACATCCAATTTTCACTGCAGAGCAGTTCGGAAATCAAATAGAGCCTTGTTTTAAATTCGCACTTTTACATAGCTACCAGGAGCGGGTTCCAGCGCTGGAAAATCTGGATGTATCCCAACTTTCTGAGCATCGACTTTGTCACCTGAAAGGCCTGCCAGCCAACGATACCAGTCGCACCACCAGGAGCCCTCCACCTTGGTGGCCTCGTTCAGCCAAGCGTGGGGATCTTCCGGTAAACTTTCATTGCCGACACTGCTGTCGCAGGCCCAGTAAGGGTATTTACCCGATTCAGCGGGGTTGATAATGCCAGCAATATGGCCGGAGCCAGCTAAGATAAAGCGCTTCATGGCTGCCTGTCGGCTGATTCCGTCGCCAAGACGGCGAGCACTTTGGTAGGCGCTTTCCCAAAGAACAATGTGATCAGCTTTAGGGGCTACAAAGTAAGTGGGTAGATTTATCGTAGACAGATTGATGGGTACCTCATTGAGGATCACGCTACCGGCCTCAACAAAGCAGTTGTTGAGATAGGCGTTGCGAATGTAGAAGTTAAAGGTATTGGCGGGCAGGTTGGTTGCATCGCTGTTCCAGTATAAGATGTCAAATGCGGAGGGTGTTTCCCCTTTGAGATAGTTGTTAATATAAAATGGCCAGTAGAGGTTATTTTCTCGCAAAAGACTAAAGCTCATACCCAGAATACGACCATCCAGCACACCATGAGTGCCAGTCTCTTTTTCTAAATGGGATAATATTTGTTCGGAGATAAAATTACCTATTTCTCCTGGCTCATCGTAGTCGAGAAGGGTCGTGAAAAATGTCATGCTGTTGATACGTTCGTCGCCAATATTTTGCAGGTATGATTGCGTAGTGGCCAGCAGCATACCACCAACGCAATAACCAGCGGTGTTGATCTTATTCTCTCCCGTGATAGCTTCCACTGCATCAAGAGCTGCCACCGGACCTTGAAGCATGTAATCGTCAAACTGCTTATCAGCCATTTGCGCCGATGGATTGACCCAGGAAATCATAAAGACGGTGAAACCCTGTTTAACGAGCCAGTGCACCATCGATTTTTTATGATCGAGGTCAAGAATGTAGTACTTGTTGATAAACGGTGGCACAAACAACAGTGGTCGCTGTAAGCATTTTTTGGTATCCGGAGTGTATTGAATTAACTGCATCAGGTCGTTTTGGTAGATCACTTCACCTGGTGTGGCGGCAAGATTTGTACCGAGTTCAAAAGCCTCAAGATCCGTTTGCAAAATATTCAAAGCATCGGCTGGGCTTTGTTTGAGGTCACGAACTAGATTTTCCATGCCTTTTAGTAAGTTGGAGCCCTTGCTTTTAAGGATTTCGCGGCAAACTTCCGGGTTACTGTATGCGAAGTTCGCAGGTGAAAGAGCACTGACAAACTGACGGGTGAAGAACTTCGTTTGTTGCTTGAATTGGGGATCTTTAAATTCAAACTGCTCGACGAGATCTTCCAGCATTTTTGCGTTTAACAGATAGGCTTGTTTTAAGAAGTAAAACACAGGCTCTGTGTTCCAGTCACTATCCTGAAAACGAGGGTCGCGCTCGCCCTCGTCAGTAAATTGAGACAGGGTCTGTTTTTTAAAAAAAGCCTGGCCAACTTGTTGCCAAAGCTGCCGCTGATTTTCCATAAAATCCATCTGAAGCTTAATCAGTTGAGCTGCGTCCATTTGTACGGGTTGCTCTCGCCACTGTTTAATCAGATTTTCGAGGATAGCCTTGGGGGTTAACCGGTCGTGCCGGTTTCGCATGGCATGGGAGAGACTATTATCCAGAAGGTTTAAGAACCCTTCAGCTACTTCTTTCACTAGGGGGCTGCTGAATAGCTGCTCGAAGTGATCACTCTGGTTTACCAACCTTACCTCCTCCCAATTAATGCCCCCCAAAGTATTGAGGTACTTAGGTGTCAGCGAATCAATAAGTATCGACTGTCGATTAGTACATGTGTTGGCCGCCGTTAACAGAGAGTGTAGAACCGGTGATAAAACCAGCGTCATCGCTGACTAAGAAGGCCGCTGCTCGGGCAATATCTTTAGGTGTACCCAGTCGACCAACGGGAATACTATCGGTGATTTTTTCCAAGATGGCTTCAGGTAACGCGCGAACCATATCGGTGTCAACATAACCCGGGGTGATGGCGTTGACGGTGATGCCTTTGGCCGCACTTTCAAGCGCCAGTGCTTTGGTGAAGCCCTGTATACCGGATTTTGCAGCGGCGTAATTGACTTGGCCGTATTGGCCTGACTGCCCATTGACTGAACCAATATTGACAATACGACCAAAATTCCTGGAACGCATATTTTCGATCACGGCCTTACAGGTATTGAAGCAAGAGGCAAGGTTGGTTTGAATGACGGCGTCCCACTGTTCGACGTCCATTCGGTGCATGGTTTTATCGCGTGTAATGCCTGCGTTGTTGATAAGGATATCAGTAGGGCCGAAGTCTACTCCCCCTGTGTCAGCATAGTTGTCGCCTCTCCTGAAATTAGAAATCTCAACAGGGGGCGGTCTATGAGTAATCAATGGCCCGCTATTCAGAAGAGTTCAAAGAGTCCATCATTCAGAAGATGATGCCACCCAATAATGTGCCAGTTTCGCAGTTGGTACGTGAGACTGGTATCTCTGATGTGACCCTGTACACTTGGCGAAAGAAAGCAGTATCTAAAGGAGTGCCTGTGCCGGGCGACGGAAAGAATCCAGATCAATGGACAACTGAAAACAAGTTAGCCGTAATCATTGAAACGGCTGCGTTAAATGAAGCAGAAATGGCTGAATACTGTCGTAAAAAAGGTCTGTTTGCTGAACAAATTCAGCAGTGGAAGGCTGCCTTTATTAACAGTGTTTCTGTCCAGCCTGAAAGTCAGTCAAAACAGCGTAAGGCGCTGTCTGACGAACACAAAAAAGATAAGAAAACCATCAAAAAGCTTGAGCGTGAACTCAATCGCAAGGACAAGGCGTTAGCAGAAACTGCTGCCTTGCTGGTACTCACAAAAAAGGCCCAAGAGATCTGGGGGGCGCCAGAGGACGATTAGTCTCTCTCCCGGATCGACAAAATGCTGTTAGCCTGATTAAACAGGCAGTTAAAGATGGGGCTCGTCAGTCAAAAGCCTGCAAAGCCCTTGGTCTTACAGAAAGAACTGTACAACGCTGGATGCAGGGTGATGACGTGCGCGCAGATAATCGCAAAAATGCTGACAGGCCAGAACCGGTTAACAAGTTTTCTGAAGCTGAGCGACAGGCGATTGTTGACGTCTGTAACAGCGAGCGGTTCAAAAGCCTTCCGCCCAGCCAGATTGTGCCCACATTGTTAGATGAAGGTCTCTATATGGGGTCTGAAAGGACATTTTACCGGGTGTTGGAGGAAACAGGGCAACAGCATCATCGGGGCAGTGCTGCCAAGCCAAACAGGTATAAGCCAACGTCCTGGTGTGCTACCGGACCCAACCAGGTCTGGTCCTGGGATATTACCTATCTGCGCTCTCCGATACGGGGGCAGTTTTATTACCTGTACCTGGTGATAGACATCTTTAGTCGTATGATTGTTACATGGGAAATTCATGAAACCGAATCAGCTGAGCATGCATCAGAAATGATCACTAAAGCCTGTATCAAACAGGGAATTGCAGCCTTGGAGTGGCCACTGGTTCTGCACTCAGATAATGGTAGTCCCATGAAGGGTGGCACTATGCTGTCAACACTGCAGCGTCTTGGGGTCGTGAGCTCATTCAGTCGTCCCCGGGTCAGTGATGATAACCCCTTTTCCGAGGCCATATTCAGAACCCTGAAATACCGCCCTGGTTATCCGCGCACGCCATTTGCTGATCTTGAAGCAGCACGTAGCTGGGTGCATGGTTTTGCCCAATGGTACAACGAAGAGCACAAGCACAGTGGGCTGAAATTTCTGACACCCGGGCAAAGGCATCGTGGTGAAACCAAGGTGCTTATGGCTAACCGCAGAAAGGTTTATGAACAAGCCAAAGAACGTCACCCAGAGCGCTGGGGAAAGAGGTCAACAAGGAACTGGGATCTGGCTGATGAAGTCTGGTTGAATCCCGACAGACCTGCTGATGATCAACTAAGCAAAGCCGCTTAAGTTGAGGCGACAACTATGTTGACAAACACCGTACTTCGATCTGCGAGATACCCTTTTGGGTGGCTGCAAAGTTACTTACATCAAACTTAATAACAGGGATACCGGTACGATCCATAAATGCTTGTGCTGCTTGATCATTGCTTACGTAATTTGCAATAACGGTGTAACCTAGGTCTTTGAGGTGAGTACTGATTGTTTCACCAATTCCTCGCGTACCACCCGTCACTACTGCTACTTTAGTCACACTAACCCCC is a window encoding:
- the phaC gene encoding class I poly(R)-hydroxyalkanoic acid synthase; the protein is MKEVAEGFLNLLDNSLSHAMRNRHDRLTPKAILENLIKQWREQPVQMDAAQLIKLQMDFMENQRQLWQQVGQAFFKKQTLSQFTDEGERDPRFQDSDWNTEPVFYFLKQAYLLNAKMLEDLVEQFEFKDPQFKQQTKFFTRQFVSALSPANFAYSNPEVCREILKSKGSNLLKGMENLVRDLKQSPADALNILQTDLEAFELGTNLAATPGEVIYQNDLMQLIQYTPDTKKCLQRPLLFVPPFINKYYILDLDHKKSMVHWLVKQGFTVFMISWVNPSAQMADKQFDDYMLQGPVAALDAVEAITGENKINTAGYCVGGMLLATTQSYLQNIGDERINSMTFFTTLLDYDEPGEIGNFISEQILSHLEKETGTHGVLDGRILGMSFSLLRENNLYWPFYINNYLKGETPSAFDILYWNSDATNLPANTFNFYIRNAYLNNCFVEAGSVILNEVPINLSTINLPTYFVAPKADHIVLWESAYQSARRLGDGISRQAAMKRFILAGSGHIAGIINPAESGKYPYWACDSSVGNESLPEDPHAWLNEATKVEGSWWCDWYRWLAGLSGDKVDAQKVGIHPDFPALEPAPGSYVKVRI
- a CDS encoding IS630 family transposase; translation: MGLELKRPQPMKYVNITDEAVVLTLKYAKHYGPLRCIRERAHGLLLSNRGFTLEQIAEILEIKYQTVSQWIDDWEDYGIRALYKKHGGGRSCIYDESEVQRIKELVAEEPRRLSYVKSKIEDETGKSSSKLTLANIVKKLGLVYKRLRKSCKHKRDEEHFQRCKTALKDAQEAERKGLINLFYFDESGFTQEPCVPYGWQEKGKQLRIPSVKSKRINVLGFMNRSCELFHYPVVGSVNSDTVIAAFDDFAEKMEDEKYSSNDRYTVVMVDNASIHTSKKFRDRIADWTLEKKLLICFLPTYSPELNLIEILWRKVKYEWLNLLSIKSFTEFEKEVERVFASFGESHMISFANTK
- a CDS encoding SDR family oxidoreductase, with amino-acid sequence MITHRPPPVEISNFRRGDNYADTGGVDFGPTDILINNAGITRDKTMHRMDVEQWDAVIQTNLASCFNTCKAVIENMRSRNFGRIVNIGSVNGQSGQYGQVNYAAAKSGIQGFTKALALESAAKGITVNAITPGYVDTDMVRALPEAILEKITDSIPVGRLGTPKDIARAAAFLVSDDAGFITGSTLSVNGGQHMY
- the phaR gene encoding polyhydroxyalkanoate synthesis repressor PhaR, yielding MITIKKYPNRRLYDTSQSQYVNLDYVKLLTLEHIDFAVVDSKTGDDITKSILLQIISEQESSNEQSLLTDTLLKQLIRFYGDDMQVFLRQYLEQSLNHFLKQQVISQKVLEAG
- a CDS encoding IS3 family transposase (programmed frameshift), whose protein sequence is MARYSEEFKESIIQKMMPPNNVPVSQLVRETGISDVTLYTWRKKAVSKGVPVPGDGKNPDQWTTENKLAVIIETAALNEAEMAEYCRKKGLFAEQIQQWKAAFINSVSVQPESQSKQRKALSDEHKKDKKTIKKLERELNRKDKALAETAALLVLTKKGPRDLGGARGRLVSLPDRQNAVSLIKQAVKDGARQSKACKALGLTERTVQRWMQGDDVRADNRKNADRPEPVNKFSEAERQAIVDVCNSERFKSLPPSQIVPTLLDEGLYMGSERTFYRVLEETGQQHHRGSAAKPNRYKPTSWCATGPNQVWSWDITYLRSPIRGQFYYLYLVIDIFSRMIVTWEIHETESAEHASEMITKACIKQGIAALEWPLVLHSDNGSPMKGGTMLSTLQRLGVVSSFSRPRVSDDNPFSEAIFRTLKYRPGYPRTPFADLEAARSWVHGFAQWYNEEHKHSGLKFLTPGQRHRGETKVLMANRRKVYEQAKERHPERWGKRSTRNWDLADEVWLNPDRPADDQLSKAA
- a CDS encoding transposase gives rise to the protein MAFLEHQQLQPEDLLRFITQQQEQIIQLKEQIELLEAEIRRLKKLPAKPDIKPNTKPPDDDTGSPDGDPSAPEGNDGASPDTSSKQKVKKPNEKTRKQRKQPRKPSAEKSIPIAATDVPEGSIRNGTTPFHVQELTIQTSSIEYLLEQWVTPDGQTITAKPPASLHGHHYGPMLQAYVLHQYHGCSVTQPELLDWLWDIGISISSGELSQLLTKGHEQFHAEKDELLTTGIRCSSYIQTDDTGTRHKGKNGYCTIINNESFAWFESTDSKSRENFVSLLHRPWSTYTFTDDALIYLEKLDYPKKWLRVLNPYRGVTFLSHEAWEECMKDLRLTGRRRQQASEAMIYGSLIQHGAGHLTTFSDGARQFDVFKHSQCWIHAERGLAKVHPVNDQQAMAQKWLRTWFWAIYDDLKDFKTEPTEKKAIKVRQGFQALIQTQTCSGLLQDALSGLAVIKEELLLVLDDPSLPLHNNLSESQIREYVKRRKISSGTRSDLGRQCRDTFASLKKTCRLYGLSFWDYLKSRLMGDGLFPRLSNLIEEASRHLPCGAASSF
- a CDS encoding SDR family NAD(P)-dependent oxidoreductase, encoding MTKVAVVTGGTRGIGETISTHLKDLGYTVIANYVSNDQAAQAFMDRTGIPVIKFDVSNFAATQKGISQIEVRCLST